A single Dermacentor variabilis isolate Ectoservices chromosome 9, ASM5094787v1, whole genome shotgun sequence DNA region contains:
- the LOC142558140 gene encoding uncharacterized protein LOC142558140, whose translation MDFRFFVAALLVSVVTIGYVQGQSGGLLEIVQKLLDEKITDPQTKQLVMSKLPDIQVCLMGMASMTPQVAMQVIDQMIPALNTCGMQLSSIPDDQKSSVYVSCSQEAVAKVKTATGMSADDAKIFDDGMGCLQKALGF comes from the exons ATGGATTTTAGGTTTTTCGTTGCAGCGCTACTGGTGTCAGTGGTCACCATTGGATACGTGCAAG GCCAAAGCGGCGGCCTCTTGGAGATTGTGCAGAAACTGCTCGATGAGAAGATTACCGATCCCCAGACCAAACAGCTAGTTATGAGCAAGTTGCCCGATATCCAGGTCTGCCTCATGGGTATGGCTTCCATGACTCCTCAAGTCGCCATGCAG GTCATCGACCAGATGATACCGGCCCTGAATACATGCGGAATGCAGTTATCGTCCATACCTGACGATCAGAAGTCGAGCGTT TACGTGAGCTGCTCGCAGGAAGCAGTCGCCAAAGTTAAG ACTGCCACGGGCATGAGCGCCGATGATGCGAAAATTTTTGACGACGGAATG
- the LOC142558142 gene encoding uncharacterized protein LOC142558142, which translates to MRSLLSTCLILGFICFTAADEAEDVWKLMEQSIRERAGTEALAERILVEARIVQNCGLEHPERGLAVLRKMFVKIAAEGTECATTKSGITDTAERDIAIKRCFRDAADHAKASIPLIEDEAVVFDAIRACVVKGLEALKQ; encoded by the exons atgcgAAGCCTTCTCAGCACGTGCCTTATTCTTGGATTTATCTGCTTCACTGCAGCCGATGAAG CGGAAGATGTGTGGAAGCTCATGGAACAGAGTATTCGTGAACGGGCTGGAACCGAGGCTCTTGCGGAGAGGATACTTGTGGAGGCCAGGATTGTTCAAAACTGCGGTCTCGAGCATCCTGAGCGTGGCCTAGCCGTTCTTAGAAAG ATGTTTGTGAAAATCGCCGCTGAAGGAACTGAATGCGCCACGACAAAGTCTGGAATCACAGACACTGCGGAAAGAGACATTGCT ATCAAACGATGTTTCAGAGATGCAGCGGACCATGCGAAG GCTTCGATACCGCTTATAGAGGACGAAGCAGTGGTTTTCGACGCCATAAGG GCCTGCGTTGTCAAAGGTTTGGAAGCACTCAAGCAATGA